The DNA window GTTGGGgtgggtttaaaaaaaatagaataatttttaaaaaaataaccagaaaaatttagataaaacgagtaattaaaaataagtttaccattttaataattagatatacaatcattaaattatactattattttttataacgtaaattttttttctaagtaatGGACTAAACATAGATATGTCTATGCTAGTCTCAAAACAAGATAATTGAGTTtacatgaaaaatataattttttcaatttaattagttgtttCTTCGTCCAATATATACATTTGAGTAgctaaaaaaaatgacaacggattaagtatatagtccgcaaacacaattaaccatttaaccaagcGCAGAACTTGTCATCTAATAGATTCGAATTCAGAAATTTAGGTTAGTATccaccttttattttatttgcgcTAAGTTAGAAGGGGGAATTTAAGTGgctaaaaaaaaaagtgtgtaatcaaagttttttttaccCTTGATTCACAAATTTgtaaaagtttataatttttttttgttgttgataaAGGAAATGTGTTATGATCAAATTGTACttcatatgatttttttatttttttttacttttatattaagGGTGTGAACGGTTCGGTTTGATTGGTTTATTGATTGAAATGCACATCCAAATCATTGGTTTAGTTCGGTTTAAACGGTTTAAAAATCGGTTTTGTCAGTTTAACCGATTTATTCAGTTTAAAAACACAATTATCAAATCTacataaatagttataaaaaatacttaaaatctGTTAATAGactataaaatcaaaatatatattttttactcaaCTCCAAAAATGAATGATAAACTTAAAGTCTTAAACAACAATGAAAATGGATAATcgaagtttttatttttatctttagtCATTATTTTCGATTTCGTCTTTGATTCTTGAAAAATAGAAACTGAAACTTTGAATATGAGGGCTAAAAGCTATCTTTATTCAGTAGAGAAAATGTGTGAATAGAGATTAACATTGTAATCCTGTAACGTTGAAGATGAATGATCAAATTCATCCATTTTTAGTATAAAGCTTGAACAGTTGAACTTGCATTTTAGTATAAAGCTTGAGCAGTTGAACTTACAGGTTGCCGCGGCCAGCAGATAAGACTGGGCAGGCTTACATTGAACAATGAAGAGTCTAAAGTataatttactttattattataatatataattaaatattaatatacattacGGAGGAAAAggaataacataatcatattATACAAAATCAGTATATTCAGTTCGGTCGGTAAACCGACGGAATATGATACCGCAAATCGACCAATCGAACCGTATAACTCAGTTTAGTCAAATCAAAACCGATCGGTTTAGATGATTCTGTTTGATATTCGATTTGGTTTGAACGGTTTTGGTCCAGTTTGAACGGTTTTCTTACCCTTACTTTGTATAAAAAATTTGTACTATAAATATTCCaaatttagttttgtttttcttaaagACTATGGCAGAAATTTAAGGTATATTTAGAGGTTTTATCAACAGAAGTTTATcgtttttttttggataaatttaaattcagtCCTACAAAATCCGTTATACTCTATAAAGAATTTTCCTTCTACcctttatttagaaaaatttaatgtatcaaatattatttgatcTATACCATATTGGCATATTGTactataaaatcaaataattcatatattatgatatattagtaatctaattctaaaaaaaactaataaaacaaaataactaaataaacctaataacaattttaaacaatttctcttaataaacaaagataaaaagaaagctaaattgttatatttataaattttatttgtacaccataaatttaataatatatttaaagtatCATGTTAATTTGTGATTGATCATATATTCATGAATTAAGTCGATATAAGATATGAAAATTACTTATAAAGTCGGTTTGAATGCCCTAACCTAGGTGTATTTATATTGACTACAAGTAGAGAAGCCACACTAATTTGTTTCCACTAATgtctccattttttttctttttttttttttttttttctcttttctttggTGCAGttcatgtaaaaaataataattactaaaattatcattataaaataaatatatttattttaaatataatattgaactaatttaaaaaaaaatataatattaaaattattatgtataattataatattaaaactaaataaaatatatttaatatattatataatattaataaattgtataataagaaataaaaaatgaaatgatataagaaaaatgttataaatagagataatagttacaattttataaaaatatgattaataaaccTAACAACactatattaaaacataaatagtATCTCTAAGTGACTCAAATTATGCTGTGTGTTACTGCTTATTTTATttcggttaaaaattaaaattatatatacaactttttgtagctttgaaattaattaaatatttatttgattattaaattatatctaattaattaattagttgaattaacaataaaaaatgataaaaaataatttgaatcatttaaaGTAATCATATTGGACTAGTCTAAAGTAGTGCCGTTGTTGTTTGTCCGCTCCACTCATCGTAGGAGAAGGAATAAGTTTGGGCCGTCGTTGGCCCATTTTGTTAAGCTCTTTGTAAGTAGCCCAAAGTCTTACGGCCCAATTACCTTCAGGTTGATTAATTTCTTGAAATAATGaatatgaaatcaaaatattaaccgttcttcttcttcttcttcatcagaaGCTCAGTttccattttctctctctaatttaTCTTCTAATGGCGTCTTCATTCATAGCAGTAACTAAACCTTTCACGGCTCAAGTAATTGATGTTTCTCGCCATAGTCAGAGACTTTCAGGTTCGATCGATATTATCCATTCATTTGTTTGtttgcttgcttgcttgcttgcttgcAATCGTCTCTTTTCATTAATAATGCTTTATTGATCGACAGGTGCTCGTAGAAATTTCCTCAGAGTGAATGCAATTGCGAAGAAATACGAACCTTCAAAGGTTTATTCTCTTAACTCTTCCTTCCTTGCTTCGGTGCTTATACACTTTGAGCTTCTACTATATTACAGGTAGTACCGCAAGCGGACAGAGTCCTGATTCGCTTAGAGATTCTTCCTGAGGTATTTTGACTTTGAATTCTCTCTGTTTTTCTCTATtctattcaattcaattcaattgtAGTAAGAATTCGTTAGCCAAATTTTGAGGAATAATGTCTTGCGACTTGCATCTtgagctagctagctagctagagaAGAGATTTGTATGCAAAATTATGCTTGAGAGTTGCACAAAACTATTCAACATATGTCATTGTAAAAATCTTCTAAATTAGGTTCAAATTCAGAGATTAGATACTTCTATAATTGATCTACTGATGGAAATTCAATCTTTAATAATAGTTCCAGAGAAAATATAATCACACTTATAGGAGTGTCTAACAGATCTTGACAGTTTTTGACGCGGTTCATGGTTTCATTTGCAGAAAACAACTGGTGGAGTAATGTTACCAAAATCCGCAGTGAAATTTGAACGCCACTTACTTGGCGAGGTAAGCTTAagcataacaaaatatatatatattaaagtttgtattaatcATGTCATGAATTTGCATGATAGCCTCCAAGGATAGAAGTTGTAATCAAACCTGCTCAATCTCACAAAATGTGTCTTAATCCTCCTTCCACCACTAACCCTAAATCAACAGGACCTCTTGTCTTAAGCTTCTCAATCAAATCACATTATGTTCACTTTCAAGCTTAGATATgtttgtatttcttttatttgattttcacaAGTCAATTTAAACAATTCTCATAGGATTACATTGCTTTCTTTAATTCCAAAACCTTTGTCTTCCTTCCATACAATACTGATGCACGCCGTTTATAGAATTAGAAGAACTTTAAGAAAGTTGCTCCTTTATTGATCAACCCCGAATTGGGAATAAGAATGATAAAAACGTTACAACTATAAGATGTGATTAGAAAGTGTTTACAACCAGAATAGAAGATGAGAACTAAGAAATCAGTCTCTTGACTAAAACCAAATCACCCCTAATCTAAATATGTCATCAGTTTATTATACTACAATTCGGGTTATAGGCTGATAGTAAATTGGCCTTGCATTTTGTGGGTTTAAATTTTAGAGAGAACAGGTGGtccaaacacacttaatcactACTTTTCTATGCCTTCTCTTCTTGAGCCTACAAACCCTAACACATATGAGATACCTGTGCTACTTATTTTCCCGTCTTTCTAAAACAATACACTCATTGATTTTGTCTAATCACAGAAAAACTAATCATTACACAAGGGTAAAGAGACATATTTGAACAttgttcatattttaattttgtttcattgtgacattattatgattatatatatatatatattctcttttcaCTTTAGGTTCTTTCAGTTGGTGCTAACGTGGAGCAAGTAGAAGCTGGGAAAAAGGTGGGTGAAAACTGAAAACTTGTCGTTTCAGTAGTTGCGTCGTCATTTGGATTTTGTGTTATACATGGTATGATTTTCCATTTTCTTTTTGCAGGTTCTTTTCTTAGACATAAATGCCTATGAGGTTGGTATTATCGTGCCTATATA is part of the Impatiens glandulifera chromosome 1, dImpGla2.1, whole genome shotgun sequence genome and encodes:
- the LOC124918971 gene encoding 10 kDa chaperonin 1, chloroplastic, whose product is MASSFIAVTKPFTAQVIDVSRHSQRLSGARRNFLRVNAIAKKYEPSKVVPQADRVLIRLEILPEKTTGGVMLPKSAVKFERHLLGEVLSVGANVEQVEAGKKVLFLDINAYEVDLGSDAKHCFCKESDLLAIVE